The DNA sequence TCCATCACGACTGGAGATGTTGATTTGCTTTTGATTGAAAGCTCAGGCTCACTGTCAGTAAAGCAGCCAGTAGGAGTAAGAGGCCTCAAGGTGAAGTCCGGAGATCCCAAATTCCATTCACGCCCCTCCGACTCTACATCAAGTTCAAGGGTCACTGCTACAGAGATGGTTGACAAGAGCATATCACACAAGTTTACCGTGTCTATACCAGGGGTCAGAAACTATTACtatcaaaagagccattttagacctaataaatagcaaaaaatctgtcgggagccgcaaaacatttgaacattgtgatgaacgaaactgtgtgtttgtgttagttgAGTGTACtgtgagggcccaagagctaattagagctgcaccagaacagaaaaatatgcagcatccaatccTTTCCGAgaataattttcttctaccttttttcttttatttttggatttgttgttgttgttgaaaattttcataaaatgtttaacttttctGGCTTTCTGTTACCTTTCTGACactttgggcaattttatggacatatggtaatgttctgcctctcttcttccttttttggacattttatggctattttttgctatcaattttctgacatttctggCAATCTTGTGGACCTTTTATGgtcatttgggggattttttcttttgttttgggacatcttatggttactttttgaatgttttctttaatgccttttttattattcaattctctaacatttttggcaatttcatggacattttatgttaattttctgcttttcctctttctttttttatggtcactttttggacatttttaggtatttttaaagtttttcatGTGCTTTTCATCTCTCTCTTTATGACAACTTAACTCTGACattgtttgaatatttaattattaaatttttatgtAATCATGAAttcacttatatatatatatattatctaaaaaataattatgttttttttagatgtccACAGGCAGCCAAAGAGTGACTataagagccacatgtggcttcagagccacaggttgcagacccctgatctATGCAgataattatttcaatattcTGGCAAAATACCTGGAAGTCCAGTACGCGATGGGGGCTGTAGCTCCTGGGGCTTGCTGAAATGCGGATCCATCATTACATGTCCTTGCTGCATGTACTGGTTCTCCTCTGTTTTCTCTCTATCAGACAGATCTGACAAGTCCTGGAGTTCCAGCTGAGCGCCAGGTGTGAGGGGGGCTGATGGCGTCACCGGGGGCTCAACATCCATGGACTCCTCATCTGATGATATTACTATACACTCCAAACCGTCACCACCCTTTTCGTTGTCTCCTAAATCATCATCTTCTTCAGAGCTAAAGTCAGAGTAGGATGAGTCGTCATAGCTCTCTGATGTAAAAGAGTCAAGGGAATCTGAGCCGGATAAGCAGTCCTCAGAGGAGCTGCATTCTGAATACGTCTCTACGAAGGAACAACAAAATGCATGAAACTGGCCTGAAACGTAGCAGTAGCACACGCTAACTTTTCAACATACCACTGTCGGAGGAGAGAACTTCATCAAGAACTGGGCAGGTGTCTTTGGCCTCTATGtgtttttcagtctccttctCTTTTTCCTGACTGCCATCAACATTGTTGACATGATCTTTTCTGTTAcactgaaatgcaaaaaaaatatatcagcaTCAATGTTTGTCAAGTTAAGTTACTTGAGCTACAACTCAAATTAGTGTACAACATTTATGTTTGTGACTTTCTCAAAATTGTCATTCCAAACCATGTGAGGGTTTTGTTTTACGGTATACAGTTATATTATCATATAGGAAGTTAGTAGAAGCCTTTTTTTATCAATTGAAAATGCCACATTTAGTGCAGGCTTCGCCAACGTGCTGACCGCAGACACCATGCAGCCTgcaggcctgttctaaaaataggtaaccagtgatgggacattgtaatTTCTTACACTGTCGCAGATTTATATAAATAACATAGATTAGATATGATATTTAtaggtttcataattattcTGAGAAACCAATAACATGATCAGTGTTTTCAAATGATCCTTCCTTATTAATATAactgtaacatttttttctggtatTTTCCCAAATGTGCCCTTTGCATTAttctttcattttcaaaaagctTGTTTTAGTGAAACTtcttaaagcaacaaaaaaaaactgtcaatgtctaaatacttaaataacttaaaacaaaaaaaactatcaatTATAAGAATCATTAATGACAGCTTTTCATGTAACTTGtcatttaccaaattgtgtACATCATCTTCTATGGGCCCAGCCAGTTCCTCTTTGTTTGTCGCAATTTCCCTTTCCTCTGCTTGATGTGTCTCGCATTCTTCATttccgtcatcatcatcgctatCAAGATCAAGTGGTCTTGCGTATCTGCGTTTACGTCTCTCAAATGTTGGTTCGAACGAATTGTCCTCTTTGGTCCCATCTAAAGCAACGCATGAAGAAGGGTTAGTCCTTGAATagtaattgaataaaaaaaaattaattaaattaacttaCCAGAATCTTTTACTTCTAATATTGCAGGAACGTCATCTCTTTTCTTCTTAATCTGCATTGCAAAACACTTTCTTCATTTCAATGTTCATTTCTGGTGTTTTATTACAAATCGAATATTGCTTACCTTAAAGGAGGGGAGTGGGGGTTTCTTGCGCTCGCCAGTGATGTGATTGCGAGGATTTATACTTTTGGTTTTCTTATCATTCAAAGGCAAAACTGCTATCTTCagtacataaaatatattattgagTTAAAACAAGTGTGCGGTATATGATGAATGTTGAAAAAAGGAAGAAGCATTTACCTTTGATTTCTTCTCTTGATCGTCCCACCAGTTTTCAAACACCTTGAATGCCACTCCCTCAATCATTCTGCGAGTGATGTCCTTCTTGATTATTGACTTCAGTTCATCCATCAACACAGCTAAAACGTTATCCACTGTGACTTTAcgattttttccctttcttagTGTGTAGTTTGGTGGAGGCAGTAAAGGGTTGATACAAGTGTCATGAGGCGGTAAGTGGACGCTTCCAAGCCCTGGTGGATCGCCCTGGTCCAAGCTGCTTGGAGGTTGTAGGGACGAGGCGTATGTGTGCATCAAAGGAGGTCGGGGTACTGGAAAATGAGATGGGATTGAGGCTGGGGGAACGTGGATGCTGCTGTGATGACCCGAAGGGAGGGTCCAGCCTGGAATGGCGCCTTTCGGCAGGCGAGATGGGACATGAGGAAATGAAGGAATGGGGAAACGTAAAGGGGGAAATGGTGGATGGTGACCTGCGGGTAGATGAGTGTTGCAGGGAGGCTGCGGGATAGATGGTGTCAACGCGTCACAGTTTCCTTTGTCCACATTTGATAAGTGAAGCTCCTGAGAGAGACAAGAAGAGATCAAACTGACcagataaaataaaagacaaagttattataaatgattttgtgattaactcgttcactgccataaattcatttttaaaaaagattattaaaaatttggggcaagaggcgattacaattttttaattgttattaatcgcatgacttcactagttaactcacgattaatcacaaattttatattgattataaatgtacaataagaaattctaggttttcatactcttgttaacaaaagtgggggaaaaaatgttaaaccaatagaaatagttcaaatgaatttttgacgtcaatggcagtgaatggataaaaaaaaagatatagaaatagttcaaatgaattttttatgttcatagtcgtcaatggcagtgaatgagttaaaggggaagtcgaaccaaaaataatttcttgacaattatatGTTCTAGCTCCACTAGTCTGAATATATTAGTCCGGTTAATGTCGTgttagtggaaaatgagttaagcagcaaaatacagcagtTTTTGTCtacatcagaaggcggccattttgccacttgctgtcaagtgaaaattacatcatagttgctcagggctcaagtaacatccaatcacagctcagcttcagaaaacaggtgagctgtgattggtcgttgcctgagccctgagcaactgtgatgtcatcttcaatcaacagtaagtggcaaaatgaccgctccctgagatggataaaaacgggtggattttgctgcataactcatattccgcaaacgtaatattaataataatgtcatgtttagactagtgaggtcacatataacatattgttgtcaagaaatgtttacggttgactttcactttaagaGAATGATCACCTTAGGACAGGCCTGGGACATTTCTGCATCTGCCTGACTGTTTCCATCTCTGCTTCCTTCAGATTGTGTGAAATCAAAAAGAGAGGCGCACTCGTTATCTCTTTGggatgtcagaaaaaaaacagcttgggAAGTTTCATCTTCTTCGAGGAGTGGCGTTGGAATGACATCTTCCAAAATTTGGTTTGGGCTTTCTGAGAGTGGGGAGTTCTGGAGTGAATACGGCGAGGTTGGGCTGTCCTGACAGAACTCATCAGCTTTCAAAGTACTCCCAAGAAAAGTATCTGAACTTTGGCTGGCTGTCAGCAAACTTTGTATTCGGGCATCTAATGTCTCTGGTTGGGGGCTTCTAGGGAGAAAGTTCACGTCTGCCTGCTTGTTGGCTGCCAAGTTGACACTCAAGATGCTCAGAGAGTTTATAGGTGCTGCTTTTGAGGTAGGCGTGACCACATCGCTCGACTGTGGACCGGAGGATCTAAGTTCAAAGGAATGCTTTTCCTGATTCTGAGCAAATGTGGATTCGGTGTGCTTGCTATTCTGGGTAAACAGTGTGATGGAAGGCTGAGGTTGGCGTTTCTTTAAATTTACGATGACCTCGGAGACTTCACCAGTTCCCCAGTGAAGCCTTGGGAATTTACGACAGCAAAGCTCTCTTCGGAAAGGTTTGTGAACACTGAAAGTCGAGGCCTCCCCCTGGAGGATCGGCGTGCCCTGAAGACTGGAGTAGCACGAGTCTTGGGAGAGGGGGGTCGCAGAAAAGCAAGGGGTCCGCGGGGTTCCCTGTGAACAGGGAGTCAGCCCAAAGCTATAAGGTGTATCCTGGCCAATACTGGAATACGCTGTGTCGAGAGAGAGTGGAGTCGTCAGGCTACTTGGGCTTCCTTGTTCCTGTGGGACTGAATTGCACTGCAAGAAATCCAGACAAAATGTAACATATTGTCATATTCCTAAAATAATGGCTTAccagtaaggttttttttttggtgtgtgtgtttgtgatttttttttcagaaaacataCCAAAtgttatattcatttattttagcagAGGTTGCTTACATCCTGAGGAGATGATTAGGAGTaataatgtatgtaaaaaaaaaagaagaagacatttaGTCCATTATTTTAGCAAGGtaacaatttgtttttcaatctACTGTGAGAGAGTAATTTCAATTTCCCCTTGAGGGATTATAataagtatattaaaaaaaatattccacctcttctagcccccccccccgctaaGAAACAAACCTAGCAAAACAATAGCAAACCTATTTAAGTACATGACACGATCCATGTGCTTCCAAGCCACAATATTTTGCAAAAGTCGCCTTGCCTCACCTGGACAATTGAACAGTAAATGGACATTTATTGTATCTGAAAAGAAGCACTTGATTTCCTATCTGTAAAGGAAAAATTCTGTTGAAGgtgaaggttaaaaaaagaagaagatgaactTGTTTTAACAATGTCACTGTCATTTGCTTTTTATAAAACTCAAAGGGGGATTTGATTAAAACAGCTCAGATTTTATTCTAAAACCACATAAACCACCACTAATCCAAACAGTCATTagaactataaaaaaaacaaaaatattggggtaCACATTTTCCATCTCCTATATTCTGAGGTGTATCTGAGactgttgtcttttttcttttctttttttgttgtaattatgaacctctttctctggttggttgattgattgaattaAAATCTGTTGAGagtgctcgccattcattcatttaataattaaaatcactAATTGTTAGCAAATACTGTACTGCACATACCAGTAAATCGTCAATTAAGTTTTGGAGATTTTTGTCACTGCTTCCCACTGGTAAGCTCCATGGAGTGTAGAGACCATTAAAGAGCAGTTTGAGGTAGCGCACTCTATTTTCACCTGTTGAATGAGGCCCAACAAGTCACtttaaagcttaaaaaaaattatcaaattttttactcatttaaaCATGGGCCGAAAAAGTGAAAAAGCCTCCTTACCTTTCGGATCAATTTCCACATGGATAACGTTACCCATTACTGATGTTTGATTTAGATGATGAACAGCGTCCTTTGCAGCCCTCACAGTGTCAAAAACAACTTTTGCGATGCCTAAGTGCTTCTTGTTCTTTGGGTTGTAGAAAATTTCCACTTCTTCCGTGTGGCCATATTTCGCACACATATTAGTCAGGAAGGCCTTGTTTACATTGTCATTCAACCTGCAAAAAGTCACTTCTTTGGGGGGAATAGGGCCAATGTAATACTTGTCAATCTGAAAGGgcacatgcaaaaaaacaacacgacCGTGAGTAGGCGTGTTATTAACATAACTATCGTGGCATAAAAGGCTACCTTAAATCTGGCAACCGAAAGGTCAGTCTTGACGCATTTGCTCCACATGCGGCAGATGCGCGGATCTTTCACTGCATCCACTGGAAACAAACCCAAGTCGTCAACCTGATGTTGGAAAACAAGACAACTGTGGGTTTGTTCATGGCGAGGGAGTGTACTGATGAAGATGAATGTTTTGAAACGCTCACGGGAATGTTAAAGTCGTGCCCATCATAGCGGTACACTTTGTATAGTCCTTTTGTTAGAACGGGATCAATAATCAACTTGCAACTTCTCCAGGGCTGACGCGGTGATTCTCTCCCTAAAAGCCGTTTTTCGCTTTCCATTACATTCGTCCAAACCTGCAATTATGACACACCAGGGTTTGTGATTTGCGTCTGGATACCTATCGGTTCGCTAGTTATTGCGATGGACGTATACACGCCCCAACAGGTGATGCGAGTAACATCCCCTGTAAGCTTAACTCAGATATCACTTGAAAGAAAAATCAACTCCTTAAAACccgaaaaaagaaaattaacatCTTACCTATGATTGTATTCGTTAATGCGCCATCATTCTATACTCgacttgtattttgtatttattttttcagccaGGTGTACACTACGTACGTTGCCCAGGTTGATGTACAGATCCATCCGCCAGGAGTAAGATAGTTCTTTCATCCAGGCGGAGGAGCACATTAAAAGTGCTAACAGCCCAACAGTGCTAACAGTGATGAaccttttttgtcttgtgtaccCCCAAACCCTTCCGTACGGATTATATTTACATATGGCTTATATATTTAGATATTTACTTATCATcttggaatattttttaaatatttccctATACCCTGGCCGCAATGTGCAGGTAGCCTATGCCCAACGTTATGACATCCAATTCACTAGATGTATCAACAAGTCTGTGATTGACAACGTCAAAGTGgtagtaatttaataatatgtAGGCTataggctatatatatatatatatatatatatagcattgtTGAGATATACAGGGTGATTGAAAAAACAACTCcctatttttaaaatagagTAAAATCATAAATTGAGTTATTTGTttagtgtatatttttttctatttttctgtttgttcTGTTCATTGTTTGCGCTTGTTTCGTTATGTATGCGTTTGTCATTGGCATTTAAATGAAGAATAAAGAcgatttatttctattattattatttaaatagggGAGTAAATAAAGGAAATTGGGTAATTTCCACTTTGGAAAGTGGTGGATTGTCACCCATCTACTGCCAAGCTGTGGCCAGAAAAAAATTGGGGTAAATTAGCCAAACTTTTAATAATAGTGGATAATTTACATTATAAAACAGATCATGCATGAAAAACCACTGCAATACAATAACATTATTCATCGTAATGCTGCATCAGTAGGTGGAATACCAAAATAACAATTTGTGTTGATCAGAGTTATGCTCGGGGGATGAGCCCATTAAGAGATGCTAAAGTTTATgtgcccaccaccaccaccacccttcacacacacacaataaggtCTTCTGCTATGACAACTGATGGTAAACAATAGACTGAATTAACTCTGCAACGTGTCTTCAGAAGTtagtttctttttgtttatCTCTGAGTTGTTACATGATATACAGTGGCAGGATCATGCGGCCACTTACAGCACAGACCGGCGTACATGTCTTTTCTCAAAACACAAGTCAAGGAAGAATCTGAAGTTTACAACACGCAGCACCTCACCCAGCAAAAAGACAGGGAGATTGTTTAAACTATACAGCTGACAAAAGTTGAGTGGTTTTAGCGACATTATTTTGATGCCACTGGCCAAAAAAGTTACCTTGATATGGTGTTGCCACCACAGTATGGAACGTTCATATCAAGTCCTAAGGAGTGTGATCTCGTCCCTTGCAAAAGGTCATCATGATAATCTACAAGACTAGAATTAATGCTTTGACAGTGCATACCAGGCTTCTGTACACAGCCTGTCCTTGATTCGAGCACCATATAAGGAATTAGTGGTAGCATAAAGTggtacaggtaaaaaaaaaaaaaaaagtggttaagTAACACaagatgtgttttattttgaaattgacaaCACCACCCTGGTAAAGCTCACTGTATATGCTGCTGTGTAACCACACATAGTAAAATACATTCATGGAACACCTCAACAACCTACAACAATGCAGTTAGTTGAATAAATACACCACAAAAGTCAACCTAAGGAACAGAGCAAAAATCTGTTCAAAAACAATGTACCATAAGTGGGCTGAGAGGCTCTTTGCCCAAGATTGTCACATGACCCAATAAGTGGTATTTATATTTGCATACAAGCATGCAGGTATACTCGACATCGCGTTTCAGCATAACCAAAGGCTTTGTGCCCAAACAAAAGAAATATAAGAAAAACACAGTAACATAATTCAACATGTGCCACAGGACAATAATACATACGTCAATTATAATTTGCAACATGCAAGCATACTAAAACATGTAAACCATCACCTAAGACTAAGACACACATGTCTTCCAGACATTTCCAACAAACATGCATAACTTCAactgtgtggggaaaaaatgatttgcATGTTTAGTTGTAACAAATGCTCAAACAACCATTTTCTCAATGGTACCACATGAATACGTAATTCCATTCCATTATTTCTGTTAACTGCTTAACATGTTTCTTGCGGCAAAAATGTTGCTAGTTTATAGTGATCAACATAGAGTggttaaaaaggctttttaaaatCTCTTTCTCATTACATACAACCACAATGTGAACTCGGTCATTAttatttgagtgttttttactttaatgtttGGGATTCTGGATTTTAACCAATTAAAGCCCTTTGTAAGTCCTCGTGGTGTGAAGTATTTAAGTTTTGAAACATTCTAACAATAAATGAGTGTTCAgggtcaaatatatttttgagtaCACATTGACAATCTCATTCTCAATCAGTGGCCCACATTTGTAAGGTACGATATGCACagaataaaaatattgattctgaaagGAAACTCAAAAACTCATACAGGGTGTATTCATCAATGTTGAGCACTGAAAAGTAGGATAATTTTTGGTTCTTTTTGTAAAACTACCATTTTTATTATGGATTACAATACTGTATaccacaattttaaaaagtgcagCAAAGTCTACGTTGATCAGAGAAATGGAGACAAAGTACATTACACAAGGCCcggaataactttttttctttgctgagCAGTTTTGCGAATCAAatacttcatttgaggagcaacttttaaatttaatttaatttttttcacccTGAAAACTCCAAAGTTTCTTGGGGAATGGGAATTATGCCACGCACGAGTTTAACAgtttgcagttacgctttagaccagaggtggcagccgtgagtaaaaaaaaactgacgaactccacaatgcacttttaaatttgaattgtgcatagcagcaaactgtattttcttgtctagaaacattttcaaacagaAATGTAAATTTCAGTTTAAAGTTAGGATTTCTAAAAgggttttaatgtgttttagtAAAGCTAATgtgatgttaaaaaacaaaagatgagaTCTACTGTAATTAATTTTGAGAACACTTGTTGTAcagacctcaaaagtcaaaatcaaaaatctgtattattttgtaaaaacagGCAAATAAAATTACTGATTTTATAAATACTGTCCACTATATTCATACTTTTAAACTTATAGGCCACACCTCCTGGCTGATGTATGCAGTAACAAAAGTAATTTCCGGTTTCTGTCCTTTTTCTCTGTAAGCGTAGTAAATAAAACACTTGTTAAATTGCCTGTGGTTTTGCTGTTGAGTTTTATACTCTCCGGTTCAGCGCAGTTAGTGCCCGACTTCACTAAAAGCGTACTCGATCAACCAAGCGCTTAATTCCGGCGTTTCGCGATCACATGTCAAGCTTTAatttagcttagcaattagcatggcttctcagTCTTTGTGACGTCATCCCTTTGTGACAATCCCTTACGACAGAAGTGTACTGATTCACCACCATGGAGGCCATCATTACTAACTTAGGAGAAACTCCACATGTTTAGCCCCACTTGTAGCCAGCCCAAGCTCGTTTTTAGCTAACTGGTCCGGCATATGTAGCACTGAGCTTGCCTCAACCTCCCAGATGACTAGCCAACCTGATGTGAGTGCCACTGAGTTGTGCTATTCAATGAGTTTTGATGAAGCGCAGAATGCAAATTTTGACTAGTAAACTGCGATGTGAAACATGATTTCGAGCCTTGATTACATTTTGTACATCAATAGTAACTTGCTACATAACTAcagtcttttttgggggggtttaaagtaagtttaaaagtttaaaattgTGCTCGTAATAAAACTTAAACTAAATAATTTTGACTGACAATTGAGTACCGATatctgaatacaaaaataacacatattCTAGACACCATGAGATACAAAATGGCGTACCATCAACAGTAACGTACAAAGTCACGTCATCGTGATTATCAACACAAAATAATCTTATGACACATGCAGTAAAAGACACAAAACCAGTGAGCTCAACGTAAACTATGCATCATCATGACAAGTATTTTCTCGTCTGTCGGTTGGTTCATACGTGAGCAGGATTACGAAGAAACAACACCACCAATTTCCATTCAACATGTGGCATGTGTCCATatgtgattttaaatgtgtagCATTGTGAATAGAGAGATTTTCTTTCAACTTTTCTGTTCTGCCAGAATTTTTTTGCGGgagcctaataaaaaaaattctcactgTGAATTTTTGGTAATGTAAAATTGACAATATTTCTTTCatataaaaaatagatatatgtTGATTGTAATGACCATGTGAATTCCAGCATTTGGCATACATACTCAACGTTATATGACAGGTTCTTATCAAAGCTACAGAAACAACACAGCAAGACTCATGAAAAGGACTACATAAGGCCTGTCTACAAACAATAATtccacaacaaaaaacactgctGAATGTCCCATGCTCTTGCAAGCAAGCAAATTAATCAAGCAAAATGGTCAACAGCTTTCAGGTCATCATTTTCCGTCCTGTGGTCCAGTTGGTTCTGCAGCCGAATAACTTGCTCCAGCTCTCGGATCTGCCGGTCCGTTTTGTGGCTGACGAGTGTGCGGTAAAAGTGCACGGCGAACACAATAAAAACCAGCCCAAAAGGCACCATGATGCAAGTGGAAGCGATGGCTGCGGCTTTGCCAGAACTTATGGTGACATTTGTTTCCGTGTCGCTTTTCAGGGGTAAAAACTTGACCCAGCAGAGGAGCATCACCTCTGTGAGGAAGAGAAGGGTGCCGATGACGGTGGAAAAAGCCCAGGCCAGTTCAATGTGATGGTGCATGCGCTCATGGGGAGACTCGTTCACCGAGTTGAGGTTGTGAACGTTGCTGACAGCCTCGAGATTAGGGAGGATGCAGGTGCTGATCATGAGTGCAAAGAGGTGCACTGCAACAAGCACTGTAGTGCAAGCACTGAAGGCTATCAGCAACCCTGGAGGATAAGTATCGGCCTTTTCCAGCTGTACCTCCACCATGGCAACCTGGTAAAAAAAGTGAATGAAGTTCATGAATTGCATTTAGGACTATCGTGATGTTTAAAGACTTAATTagccaaaaactaaaaaaaataatttaaaaaagatgatTCGTTGTGCAGTGCTTGGCTGCAACGATACTTGTTGGAGCGACAAAGCCTCATTTCATTGTTTAGTTCAATATTAGACATTTGTCGAGGAAAACACGGAAGTTGTGGCTTTCACGAACCGGCAGCTCTGATCTCACCAAATATCCTATCTATACATCCATGTCTATTCGTAACACTTCATTGGAGGTATATGCATTAATGCTTAGCAACGTTACACAATGTATGTTATGTTACATAATAATACAGTGCATATCTCCATTTTCAATTTCAGTGATGaattcatttacagtatacaTTCTAATTCAGTCCATAAACAGATTCATAAAACATATCTCATGTTGATTTTTGCTGTGATATTTTATTAAAAGGACATGTCAGAAATGTTGTATTCTTTGATTAGCAGGATGGCAGTTTAACTTCCACTTGTATTCGCACACAGTTATGCAGTGACAGGTTTGAATTGTGCAGGGATCGTAGTTGTTGATAACAGTCACTTTGTGTCATTGTTTCATGTCTTTCGTGAAACTACATAAAAGGTTTTTCTACAGTCTgtcaactttttattacttatttaagCACATCTACTAGTCGTACCATAGCTGATATTAGCTGAGTAGAGTACAGGAAAATAGTAACACTAGTCTTTGTTTCAAGCCTATTCTATTCTTATAACGTAGTCACATTAACGTTGAGAAacgttttgaaattatttatcaagtctctttttttttatatcactaGCACTTGACATTTAAAGAGGGGCGTcttgactttttatatccactataCTATACAGGAATTCATGAAGAATGAGAGGACGTTTAAATGAGATATTTATGAATGCATAATGACAAAATGAATGTTTGTGCTATCTTCATTAGCACCTACTGAAAATAGAATGTATCATTCAGAATATAATCCTCAAACAGTCCCCTGTAGTTGGGCCAAGGGTACGAACTTTACGAAGGTAGGCCATGATTTGTTTACACGCCAGGAACATCTGTTTATTACTTCGTCATATTTGTGAAACCAGGTTACTTGACAATTAGTTTGCGCGACTTTTTTGTttcatactgtatttgtaaatTACTTACACAAGGTCTCACTGCAGTGATGTACTTATAGGCGGCAGTCTACAGAGCGACAAGACCTTGAAAACACTCGTGTGCGTCAGACTTTGTGCGGCGGAAACATTTTTGTC is a window from the Vanacampus margaritifer isolate UIUO_Vmar chromosome 3, RoL_Vmar_1.0, whole genome shotgun sequence genome containing:
- the LOC144049051 gene encoding LOW QUALITY PROTEIN: histone-lysine N-methyltransferase SETD1B-A-like (The sequence of the model RefSeq protein was modified relative to this genomic sequence to represent the inferred CDS: substituted 1 base at 1 genomic stop codon); the encoded protein is MESEKRLLGRESPRQPWRSCKLIIDPVLTKGLYKVYRYDGHDFNIPVDDLGLFPVDAVKDPRICRMWSKCVKTDLSVARFKIDKYYIGPIPPKEVTFCRLNDNVNKAFLTNMCAKYGHTEEVEIFYNPKNKKHLGIAKVVFDTVRAAKDAVHHLNQTSVMGNVIHVEIDPKGENRVRYLKLLFNGLYTPWSLPVGSSDKNLQNLIDDLLCNSVPQEQGSPSSLTTPLSLDTAYSSIGQDTPYSFGLTPCSQGTPRTPCFSATPLSQDSCYSSLQGTPILQGEASTFSVHKPFRRELCCRKFPRLHWGTGEVSEVIVNLKKRQPQPSITLFTQNSKHTESTFAQNQEKHSFELRSSGPQSSDVVTPTSKAAPINSLSILSVNLAANKQADVNFLPRSPQPETLDARIQSLLTASQSSDTFLGSTLKADEFCQDSPTSPYSLQNSPLSESPNQILEDVIPTPLLEEDETSQAVFFLTSQRDNECASLFDFTQSEGSRDGNSQADAEMSQACPKELHLSNVDKGNCDALTPSIPQPPCNTHLPAGHHPPFPPLRFPIPSFPHVPSRLPKGAIPGWTLPSGHHSSIHVPPASIPSHFPVPRPPLMHTYASSLQPPSSLDQGDPPGLGSVHLPPHDTCINPLLPPPNYTLRKGKNRKVTVDNVLAVLMDELKSIIKKDITRRMIEGVAFKVFENWWDDQEKKSKIAVLPLNDKKTKSINPRNHITGERKKPPLPSFKIKKKRDDVPAILEVKDSDGTKEDNSFEPTFERRKRRYARPLDLDSDDDDGNEECETHQAEEREIATNKEELAGPIEDDVHNLCNRKDHVNNVDGSQEKEKETEKHIEAKDTCPVLDEVLSSDSETYSECSSSEDCLSGSDSLDSFTSESYDDSSYSDFSSEEDDDLGDNEKGGDGLECIVISSDEESMDVEPPVTPSAPLTPGAQLELQDLSDLSDREKTEENQYMQQGHVMMDPHFSKPQELQPPSRTGLPAVTLELDVESEGREWNLGSPDFTLRPLTPTGCFTDSEPELSIKSKSTSPVVMEVERPRTPGKGIASQLGSEESGDDNLSLIIGELHLASGMSLLFQDTPTTPGRGDTTAWSPNSVTRVSTTSPENESVTCPHVRKLSPLFRNPFTLPPKTPGRDIRPQKALIHRRVNTSQPLLCDKFLGMSSPCDLSESSSDGGGVRTWSGMRARPLQGLENMPGLLYEGTKKRRRKRWKRKKRGWRSQSFSRSCRPKWRSEREERRILHSIWKDGLDEEDARLLQRTYERLQEHDDECSWLSDTRWIHHPLTHGSEKSEGHQPWQQKHITGSARSEGFYKINWRDKLEYLNQARTTELPSTSAQVFKTGTCESRHQNVXCIVFVQEPLTLRAGSDFRSEQRRLLSSFSCESYLVKLNQLKFRKKKICFSRSHIHDWGLFAMEAIAADEMVIEYVGQIIRQNIADMRERRYEEAGIRSSYLFRVDQNTIIDATKCGNLSRFINHSCSPNCYAKIITVESRKKIVIYSRQPIGINEEITYDYKFPIEDTKIPCLCGAESCRGSLN